The following DNA comes from Mesoplodon densirostris isolate mMesDen1 chromosome 9, mMesDen1 primary haplotype, whole genome shotgun sequence.
TCATCCCAGGAGGGAAAGATAAACAGAGTGGAATCCCTGGTACGGAGTGCCCTTACCCGGCGGGGTGGGGCCTAGTGGGTGTGGCTTAGCGTGGCGTCGTCCTCTCGAGAGACCGTTAGAGCAAACGTCATAGTACCCAGCATcactctgggctgagctcgtGCCCGCGGCAAGGGCGCCTGGAGAGGCAGCTTGGCCACTGCACCACTGAGGTATAGGCCATGGGAGCACGAAGCAGTCGGATGCCATGGCACTGGTGGGGGCGtgccccagaggagccaggtgCCAGTGCGGGGATGGAGGAGGCCGAGGAGGCAGTAgcggcagagagagaggaagggaaggagagtgaaAAGGCCAGACCCGCCGCCCGTCAGAGGAGCCGCAAGCGGAAGACAGGCCCAGGGGGGCCGCTCACAAAAGAGCCCCGCCGGAAACGTGCTAAAGATCATTCAGGGTCCATTTATGAGGCCCTCTTCCTGAGAGGAGAAGGGAGCGACGTGCGGATCTGCgcactgggggaggagtggaactTGCATAGGGTCTACTTGTGCCAGTCAGGGTTCTTTGCTAGCATGTTCAGTGGCGCTTGGCGGGAGACAAACATGGACACTATAGAGTTGCAGATGCCTGACGAGAACATTGATGGCGAGGCACTGCACGAGGCTTTCGGTTCCCTGTACCGAGGCTCCATTCTCATCCCACCCGGTCGAGTCGTCGCcatcctggccacagccagcatgCTGCAGCTGGACCAGGCGATTCAGCGGTGCGGGGAGGTCATGAAGGAGACGGTCAGTGCCCAGACCGTGTGCAGCTACTACTACTCTGCTGAAAGCTACGGACTCCCGACCATCAGGACCGTGTGTCTTCAGTGGCTGCTGGACAACATGACGACCCTGTGTAGTGAGGGGCTATTGCGAGAAGTCCGCCTGGATCTGATGAAAGAGGTCGTTGCCTCTTCACGGCTCTTtgtgatgggggtggagatgaACGTGTACATCGTGCTGAAAATGTGGATGTTCTTGCAGCTGCAGCCGACATGGAGGGGCCCGCGCAGTGCCCTATTGCCTGACACCAACTCATGGTTTGCCAGGTCCAGGAGGGATTCGGAGGGCACCCCTTTCCTGGAGACcgagcagggcagagccttcGTGCCAGTGTTCCAGCAGCTGCGGCTTGCCTACATAATGTGCGACCCGATGTCAGCACACGTCATCCACCAGGATGCGCTGATCCC
Coding sequences within:
- the LOC132495748 gene encoding germ cell-less protein-like 1, which codes for MEEAEEAVAAEREEGKESEKARPAARQRSRKRKTGPGGPLTKEPRRKRAKDHSGSIYEALFLRGEGSDVRICALGEEWNLHRVYLCQSGFFASMFSGAWRETNMDTIELQMPDENIDGEALHEAFGSLYRGSILIPPGRVVAILATASMLQLDQAIQRCGEVMKETVSAQTVCSYYYSAESYGLPTIRTVCLQWLLDNMTTLCSEGLLREVRLDLMKEVVASSRLFVMGVEMNVYIVLKMWMFLQLQPTWRGPRSALLPDTNSWFARSRRDSEGTPFLETEQGRAFVPVFQQLRLAYIMCDPMSAHVIHQDALIPPSWLCPLYSEHCLGPLRAEQTRTVRPMGVYVSDPQGRSMRCGSQLHRDELCSWRWEGFNFFWDLVLRYANQRIICRCSARKKYSSFGVSLLGRRKVAFRLRLFSLDRDGRAVFRKDTEYQMLSLRQNRELEVMNLENQDVVFPIYVACNFLYLHRGESLPGRLPL